One Qipengyuania gaetbuli genomic region harbors:
- a CDS encoding amidase: MTPRLLSAAALLAAASPLAAQEVATPPVAERSATDGERLSPGDTAARYAERIAAIDDAGPTINSVIVYDTNPREGANAINGASLLAGRTVLVKDNIETSEWPTTAGSLALIGNKTGRDAPLIANLRRNGGFVLGKTNLSEWANIRDNDSTSGWSAVGGLTRNPHAIDRNACGSSSGSGAAVAAGLAWAAIGTETNGSITCPASINGIVGFKPSVGLVSRTHVVPISSTQDTAGPMTQTVADAALLLSAIAGEDSADAATIGVPRQADYWSGLGDFSLQGVRIGVMRKQVGNRDDLKDVFETALGDLEKAGAIIVDIEFDPNTEMYGDSFTVLMFELREEMGKYLASLPGENLPRSLAELIAFNTFNAGEEMRWFGQDLFELAVTTTDRAAYEKARENAVRIAGVETLDKLMADNDVAFLVAPTRGPTWTTDLVNGDNFNGSIGFGSPAAIAGYPHLTVPMGQIEALPVGISFFGGKWRDFEVLQLGAAYERVRSAELATPSLQRWSPPAEADK; encoded by the coding sequence ATGACGCCTCGCCTGCTCAGCGCCGCCGCGCTTCTCGCCGCCGCCTCCCCGCTTGCCGCACAGGAGGTTGCCACCCCGCCCGTCGCCGAACGCTCCGCGACCGATGGAGAAAGGCTTTCGCCCGGCGATACCGCCGCCCGCTATGCCGAGCGGATCGCGGCAATCGACGACGCTGGGCCAACGATCAATTCGGTCATCGTCTACGACACCAACCCGCGCGAAGGGGCAAATGCGATCAACGGCGCCAGCCTGCTGGCGGGCCGCACCGTGCTGGTGAAGGACAATATCGAGACAAGCGAATGGCCGACCACGGCAGGCAGCCTCGCGCTGATCGGCAACAAGACCGGGCGCGATGCGCCCCTGATTGCCAACCTGCGCCGAAACGGCGGGTTCGTCCTCGGCAAGACCAACCTCTCCGAATGGGCCAATATCCGCGACAATGATTCCACCAGCGGTTGGAGCGCGGTGGGCGGACTGACCCGTAACCCCCACGCCATCGACCGCAACGCCTGCGGCTCGTCCTCGGGCAGCGGCGCGGCAGTGGCAGCGGGGCTTGCCTGGGCCGCCATCGGGACCGAGACCAACGGGTCGATCACCTGCCCGGCAAGCATCAACGGTATCGTCGGTTTCAAGCCCAGCGTTGGGCTCGTCAGCCGCACCCATGTCGTACCGATTTCGAGCACGCAGGACACCGCAGGACCGATGACGCAGACCGTCGCAGACGCGGCGCTGCTGCTGAGCGCGATTGCCGGCGAAGACAGCGCGGATGCGGCCACCATCGGCGTGCCGCGCCAGGCGGACTATTGGTCGGGCCTCGGCGATTTCAGCCTGCAAGGCGTGCGGATCGGCGTAATGCGCAAGCAGGTCGGCAATCGCGACGATCTGAAGGATGTCTTCGAGACGGCGCTCGGAGATCTCGAAAAAGCAGGAGCGATCATCGTCGACATCGAGTTCGATCCGAACACCGAAATGTACGGCGACAGCTTCACCGTGCTGATGTTCGAACTGCGCGAGGAAATGGGCAAATACCTCGCCAGCCTGCCGGGCGAGAACCTTCCTCGCAGCCTTGCCGAGCTCATCGCCTTCAACACCTTCAATGCGGGCGAGGAAATGCGCTGGTTCGGGCAGGACCTGTTCGAGCTTGCGGTAACCACCACCGACCGCGCCGCCTATGAAAAGGCGCGCGAGAACGCTGTGCGCATCGCGGGCGTCGAGACGCTCGACAAGCTGATGGCGGACAATGACGTGGCCTTCCTGGTCGCCCCCACCCGCGGCCCCACATGGACGACCGATCTCGTCAACGGGGACAATTTCAACGGCAGCATCGGCTTCGGCTCGCCTGCAGCCATTGCCGGCTATCCGCACCTGACCGTGCCGATGGGCCAGATCGAGGCGCTGCCGGTCGGCATCAGCTTCTTCGGCGGCAAGTGGCGCGATTTCGAAGTCCTGCAACTGGGCGCGGCCTACGAGCGCGTTCGCAGCGCCGAACTGGCAACGCCTTCGCTACAGCGGTGGAGCCCTCCGGCCGAAGCGGACAAGTAA